From Clarias gariepinus isolate MV-2021 ecotype Netherlands chromosome 18, CGAR_prim_01v2, whole genome shotgun sequence:
acagacagacttctcctactttcaccttcttacactttttctctctgctttacacagaaacactgctctgtcgcgattcaaATGTCATTAGAGATATttcttgtatatttttaaaccaataaaagtgtttccgttgtgtgagcgtatgtgtgtgtgtgtgtgagagaaaagagtggaggaagggtactgtggaagacgagaagagggagaggagaaaggggctccttactttagctttacacacatatacacacacaaacagaaaaacatttatctgtcagatttttttttaaaggtagtgtgcgggttaatttgttttaattttactttatattttgtgttcattattttatgtatttatttttttggctgtggaacaaaaaaattgagttttcattatttcttatgggaattttgatttggtttacgagtgtatAGTATAAGCTGctttccggaacgaattatgctcgtaatccaaggttccactgtattggtaAATCactcaacaaaaacaaagtgatccgaaacttttgagtggtagtgtGGGTGAtaatattatgaaaataaaatgacgatattattactattaccaTAATATATTAGACATCatacaatttttcttttcctgaagtgcaaattaatgttctctctctctgcacacacatatatatatatatatatatatatatatatagttagatatatagttataaatatataaatgtaaaataaatataaaatatataaatatatgtcgGCCCGCTCTGATGGCTACCACCGCAAGATCTGTGGAAAACAGTGTCATCACATGGCTTAACGTTAGCATGAAAAAGGTGACAGCCTACTTGTTAGAACTTCCTGAATTAAAAGGGTCGGAGGTGATGCAATTACCTGAAATGAGTCCAGAATATCTTTTAGAGGGTCCTCGGGGAACTCGTCTCTCCCAAAGAACAGCAGCAGCTCAAAGACGCTCCTGCGGTcgtgtgaaatatttttttttaacggttATTTTCGAATCCTTCGGAAAGTGTTTCTGCTTATCAAACTTTCTTCAGAAGTAAAGAAAACTGTGATACTCCTATACTCACAGAGCCAGACTGCTCAGAGTGTAGCGCACGTGCTCGCAATCAGACGGGAATGATGCTGTGCCGCGGACAAACGCGCACAGGGCGCTCCTCAGGACTTGCAGCTGTGGAAGGGGCACCTGCCATCGACTCGTGTATTCCTCAACCAGCTGTgaggcagaaagaaagaaaaccagaATTGGGATATAATTGGAACGGTTGAGCTCTACAAAAGAGGAAATGAACAATAGAAAGAAGAGAGTGAGtcaggaataaaagaaaaaactattttttttaaagtctttacGACCAGGAATGGAATTCTAACTAAAACTTCTACAACAATTTTTCAACTACAAAAGGTGTCATGGGATCGAGTCATTACTGATAGTGATACCATGATCGCGTGACGAACAGAATGTGTTGTACTCTTTCGCTCGAACGGCCCAGCTAAACGTTTAAAATGTTACTGACACTTTATTTGACTACGTTAGATCAGCTCATCATCTGTTCACGCCTGCAGTAGGACATGAGGTGTGTAGTGTAGGAACATGgcgcacaaaaaaaataaataaagacttaTTGTACACAAGAAGAGATGGAATCTCATCCCTGGTGCTCAGGATACCGTCCTTGATGACTAAAATTATGCGTTTGTTTGaaatatattacacaaaaacCCAGGTGTACACCTCATTGTCAGCGATCGCCATCTATACAGAcggttatttatatattaaaaaaataaatacgtaAACTACTTTGAAAGGTCTTGTCCTGCTCACGTGTGCATTTTGTTAAAGgtgcaattgattttttttttttttactattactttATATCACCAATAACCATCAGTAACATGCAGAATGCAAGTGTTACTGTTATAAAACTAAATGAGTCTACACCATGGAACAAGCCTGAAAAGTCATTTGGAAAACTCATTTGGCTTTCCAGCCTGTAATACAGGATTGTGGTCCTCCGCCGAGTCGTTTTAATGACAGAGAGCCCACAGTAGCTGGGTGAAGGCTTATTTATGCTTCTGTGTGAGAGTCTACGCAAGTGTGAGCGTTTAAACTTGCACTGTGGTGTGTCCATGTCACACGAAAATTACACCAACAAACCACTGGGTTACTATCCCAACTCTACTGAGTCCCTTCACCactcagttgttttttttagtagttATAGTTCTAGGGAGAAGTACGACGTAGGGTACGGTGCAACACAAGAGTTGACACAGAAGTACAAGTCAGGCTTAACTCTCTTGCGCAGGCCTTAGCGACATGTACAAAACCTTTACAAACACTATCTATACAAATTAACCGCACGTGTTCTTGACTGGACAAGTTTCTCGTCTTTTAACTAAGCAGAAGCCGATTTGATGTCGGAAGGGACTGTTTACGTTACTGTGATCCTGAACACTGAACTCTACCATGGCTGGAACAAACTGAAGAAATTAGGAACATTTTAGGAGACTGTGTGTTGTGTCATAACAGAAACATTCCAACTCGTTATACACGTCATATAAACTCGTTATAAACTTTTagtacatttgtgtgtgtgtgtatggaattgTACATAATTTATATGTAAACCAGTTCCCTCACGAGATTAATATAGTCTATCCATTTATATTATGTGtttataagtgtgtgtacacacacactgaataagTTGTGTAGTGCATtctattactttttattatattttagtgtATTCTAATACTTTAGTTTACAAagtattgtatgttttttttgtagtgtaaattcctttatttttgcccctaaaagagagagaatcaacacacacaccatgtaaatacatacatatatacactgaATAAGGTGTGCAGTATAAAGTGAATCCCTTATTTGACccaacacacatatacactcacatagatagatagatagatagatagatagatagatagatagatagatagggaCTTGTTCCTCAGAAAGACTCAAATTAAGacaatgatagatagatagatagatagatagatagatagatatcaatctctctctctctatatatatatatatatatatatatatatatatatagagagagagagagagagagaaaaagagagagagagagatatcaaTAAtacatgggtgtgtgtgtgtatttatatgtatagaagtatctaattatttatatgatgtagtgtattgtagtgtacaatgtattgtttatttgttttgtaggGTAAAGTGCCTTTATTTTGCCCCCTTAGAGAGACTCAATACACACTCAAACAAACAGATGCAGAtagaaatagatagatagatagatagatagatagatagatagatagatagatagatagaactcACATACATCTATACACatcgtgtacacacacattgtatctctctctctatatagatagatctatctatctatatatatatatatatatatatatatatatatatatatatatatatattagtgaaTAAGGTGCGTAGTGTAATGTAAATCTCTTATTTGAAATCTTAAAgagactctacacacacacacacacacacatatatatatatatataaaatttgaaaattGTTGAAACTCAACAAACAAAATGATCACTTGTGGCTGAAACCCAAACTAACAAACCCACAGCCTCAGTGCAGACACAGGATCCTGATTCATCTACACATACACTACACCCTTATATAAtattctatctctctctcactctcacacacacacactttttcgtGCTATTGAGTTAGCTTCACTTCATTCAGCTGGAGCTCGATTGTTTTGGAATGTAACTTAGCAAGCTAGTCTGCTAAGCTAGCacacatcttacacacacacacacacacctgcaagaaacaagtaaaagttgacactgttgttttttaaacattgtactAACTTATCGGGGTGCACGCGCAACCCAAAATAAATAGCCCTCCACAGTGCAGGAGGGGGATCTCGGCTGAGAACGGCtaccataccacacacacacacacacacacagacacacacacactagcgcACTAACTAGCAAACTAGCACGTAAAGGCGTAAGGTAACGCGTTACATCCTCACGTGCTGTTTAGTATGCTAGTACGCTAGCATGCTAGTTTTGGAAGAGCcgagcctagcctagcctagcctagctcCCTTTTCATTATCCAGGCTTTAGCATTAGCTACTCGTTGAGCTCTATCTCtttatatagatataataaTCCCTCTCCTTCTGTTTATCTGCGTGTTTTTTTACAACCTCACCTCGCAAAACCTCGCGCAATACGACCTGCTCTGCAGTCGGCACTCGTCGTTCAGCAAACTCTCCAATTCTTTCTTAAACCTGTCCAACTCCAGTTCACTCTCCTCTTCCGCCATACTGCTTGTCTAACCCAGCGCgtaccacacacacagccgCTACCGTTCACCTCAACCAAACCTCACAGCTCCGGGGACCCAGAACTTTGATTGGACGATGAGCTGTCAGTTTCTCACGCTCCGGCCTCTTCCTATTGGTTAAAACTCGTGTCAATCATGGCTGGCTTCAGCTCAATgtatctgattggtcaaaagcgGGGCTTTAACTTTTTTGCTCTTagctcaaaaaaagaaaaaaaaacgaacagaatatgatgaattaaataaatgaaaaaaaaacaccatcgtGAATAAGCGAATCAGCCTTTTTGTTTTCACAAATAgtttgtaaatttattttttttaataaaacagcaacatacacacacatacaattgcTTCGAATAGTCTGTTTAATAAAATGCACATACCCCAAAAACACAcgaaaaataatattataaaaaatatttctaacacgttattattaacctttttaaacatttaagttgCATATTGAACTTTATTCAGTTGAATTTTCTCTCAATACATCCACACAGCACTTCTGTATCACGTGATTCTTGTGGTCGTCACGTGACTTAATTAACTTTGCGTATTAACCAATCAGCGAGTAGAAATTAGCACGAGCGGCCCTATATAAAGCATGACAGCATACAGGAAGCTGTGTACTCTCTTGTTTTGGCATGTTGgtcttaaaatttttatatattttttaagttagttaACTCTCTTTACAAGCGGTGACCCCTGTAGTAATTTAAGACAGTTcttatgattttatttgtttgcttttattGGTATTGCAAACAGGTTAGAGCATCCAGGTGAGCTGTTGCTGTCAGTTTTAGATGAGTTTCTTTACTTGTTAGTGTAAAACTGGTACAGCTGTAAAATCATTTGTGCTTAATTTAGACTTGTTTTTTACTATGTAAATTATTGATATGTAATTCTTGACTTCTCATTTTGCATCAAATTTTGCATATCTGCTTGCTTTTGTCTAATTTGAAAAAATGCAGTTGAAGTTATAAACTCTTATTTTGCACTGTTAACACAATTGTGCTTCATTTCTTGTTTTATCTGTAAGTTATAAAATATGGCAAATGTTTTTCGGTATCGTTCCCATTGTGACATGTACTATCCAATGCCCTAGAGCAATATTCTTTCAACCttgtctcccccccccccccccccttccagATTGAATCCATCTCAGCCTAAAGAGCACCATGTCTGCAGGGCTACAGATGCTTGGTACCATGCTAGGGATGCTTGGCTGGCTGGGAACCATTGTGGCCTGCGCTGTTCCACAGTGGCGTGTGACGGCTTTCGTTGGCAGCAACATCGTGACGGCGCAGGTCGTCTGGGAGGGTTTGTGGATGACCTGTGTGGTGCAGAGCACTGGCCAAATGCAGTGCAAGGTCTATGACTCTATGCTGGCTTTGCCTGCAGACCTTCAAGCCTCTAGGGCTATTCTCGTCATCGCTCCACTGGTCGCTCTGTTGGCCATACTCGCTAGCGTAGCTGGAGGCGAGTGCACAAATTGCTTGGAACAAGGCACTGCCAAGGCAAGGGTAGCTACTGCAGCTGGAGTTTTCTTTCTTATTGCAGGGGTTCTGAGTCTCGTTCCACCCAGCTGGACGGCAAACGCAGTGATCTCTGACTTCTACAACCCGTTGGTGGCTCAGGCACAAAAGAGGGAGCTGGGGGCGTCCGTCTTCATATGCTGGGCGGCTGCAGTGCTGTTGGTGATCGGAGGAGGACTTCTGTGTACCTCTTGGTCTGGGGGTAAAGGAAAGCAAAAAGGCTTCTACAAACCAGCGTCTCAGACCAGTAGAGAGCGTGCTGCTTATGTCTGagtttgtgatttttgtttagctttatcatgtttgttttaaataagtgtttttttttatttctgtaaataaaacCTGTTTTAATTACCTTCAGTTTGGTGGCAGCTGTCTGACTTTTAATATCCAGTAGATGGTGGTGTTGTGCTTGGATCTCTTTTGAAATGCCACCTACCCCTTTATTTAAAAGTGGATGAAACTGTGTACTAATACACGTGCATATCAAGACCTGGtatattgagttttttttttttttttttttgagcaattTCCTGAGTTGAAATTGGGAAGGAAAACTAATAATGCAATATAAAGGCATTTGAATGCAGCTGAAGATAACCTGATGTTTACAAGATAAACAAGCATtggtgtgttcatgttgtgctTGCATTTCAAAGACTTTAATCAGAACCTCTTCTTGttttgaacaaaaaaacaaaagcaaatgtcTTCAAAGGAGTGAAACAGCTGAAAACACTGGCCACACTTTTATTAAGATAAGAGGGAAAAATATCAAGCATGTATTACATCACATTATTAATTGAGTTTTGAATATGAACAGGTTGCATCTTTCCAATTGGGTTTGGAAAATGAATAGCCAAGAGG
This genomic window contains:
- the cldng gene encoding claudin-like protein ZF-A9, whose translation is MSAGLQMLGTMLGMLGWLGTIVACAVPQWRVTAFVGSNIVTAQVVWEGLWMTCVVQSTGQMQCKVYDSMLALPADLQASRAILVIAPLVALLAILASVAGGECTNCLEQGTAKARVATAAGVFFLIAGVLSLVPPSWTANAVISDFYNPLVAQAQKRELGASVFICWAAAVLLVIGGGLLCTSWSGGKGKQKGFYKPASQTSRERAAYV